A genomic window from Deltaproteobacteria bacterium includes:
- a CDS encoding prepilin-type N-terminal cleavage/methylation domain-containing protein, whose amino-acid sequence MLQKLTKKNQEGFTLIELMIVIAIIGILAAIAIPNFISYRKRSYNTSANADIKNLYTASQAYFTDHPTSTIQAIFHDAAGDELYDYGFRPSSGVITTVGGGGTQDSFNATSYHNSGDRTYSVAYDGAISHN is encoded by the coding sequence ATGCTTCAAAAACTTACCAAAAAGAATCAAGAAGGTTTTACCCTGATTGAGTTGATGATCGTTATTGCCATTATCGGCATCCTGGCAGCGATCGCTATTCCGAACTTTATCAGCTATCGAAAACGATCTTACAACACATCAGCTAACGCTGATATAAAAAACCTTTACACAGCATCCCAGGCATACTTCACTGATCACCCAACTTCCACTATTCAGGCTATCTTTCATGATGCCGCCGGCGACGAACTGTATGATTATGGTTTCCGGCCATCATCGGGCGTCATCACGACCGTTGGGGGCGGCGGCACCCAGGATAGCTTCAACGCAACCTCTTATCACAATTCAGGAGACAGGACATATTCGGTTGCCTACGACGGCGCGATCAGCCATAATTAG